A region of the Deltaproteobacteria bacterium genome:
GCCGGAGCGGTATCGCGACCAGGCGGTGCCGTTGCTGGTCGCGATCGCGATCCCGCTAGCAGCGGCCATCTTCTACGCGGTGCGTCCGTCGCCACTGGATCCAAGTCCGCTGGCGCTGGCAATCAGCGCAGCGGCCTTCGCCTGGGCCATCTTTCGCCACGGGATGCTCAACATGATCCCGGCGGCGCGCCACACGATCATCGAGAACATGAGCGACGCGATGGTGGTGCTCGATCAGAGCGACCGCGTCGTTGATCTCAATCCGGCGGCGAAGCGCATCATCGGACCTTCGGGGGGCACGGCGATCGGGACGCCCATCACGGAGGTAGTGCCGGCATGGGCTGAGGTGCTGCGTGCGGACGGCGACGGCGCGGCGGTGCGCGAGGCAGAAGTTGCCCTCGATGGCCGCGACTACGAGCTGCGCATCTCCGCCGTGCAGGGCAACGACGGTGCGGTCACCGGCCGCGTCGTCCTGCTGCACGACATCACCGAGCAGAAGCAGGCGCGCGAAACGCTGCGCCAGAGCCAAGAGACCTCGCAGCTCATTTTGGAGAGCATCGAGGACGGCTACTACGAGATCGACTTGCAGGGGACATTTACGAAGGCGACCGAGGCCACTGCGCAGGTCATCGGGCTGCCGCGCGCGCAGGTGGTCGGCGCCAATTTCACCCAGCTCGGCGACGCGGCCACGGCCACGCGGCTGCTCGATATCTATCGCGAGGTGTACCGCACGGGGACGGGCATCAAGCAGCTCGAATACGCCATCACCACCCGCGACGGCAGCACCAAACACCTCGAGGCGTCGGCGTCGTTGATTCGTGATGCGGCGGGCAAACCCACCGGCTTCCGCGGCATCGTGCGCGACACCACCGAGCGCAAACGTGCCGAAGAGGAATTGGAACGAGCCAAGCGCGCCGCCGAAGAAGCGAGCCAAGCGAAGGGTGCGTTCCTGGCCACGGTCAGCCACGAGCTGCGCACGCCGCTGACCTCGGTGCTCGGATTTGCCAAGCTGATCAAGCGGCGACTCGGAGAGACGATCCGTCCGGCGGCGGCAACGGCCGATCAAAAGGTGCAGCGGGCGTTGGCCCAGGTGGCGGAGAACGTCGACGTCATCATTGTCGAGGGCGAGCGGCTTACCACGCTGATCAACGAGGTGCTCGATCTCGCCAAGATCGAGTCGGGCAAAGTCGAGTGGCACATGCAGCCGGTGGTGATCGGCGAGATTATTCAACGCGCGATCACGGCAACGTCGTCGCTCAGCGGGGCGAAGGGACTGGCGGTCCACACGGAGGTCGCAGACTCGTTGCCCACCGTCGTTGGCGATCCGGATCGGCTGATCCAAGTCGTGATCAACCTGCTCTCGAATGCGATCAAGTTCACCGACCACGGTGCGATTACGTGTCGAACCCACCGTGTCGACGGCGCGATCGAGGTCCGCGTCACCGACACGGGCACCGGCATCGCGCCGGAGGATCAACCGAAGGTGTTCGAGCAGTTCGTGCAGGTGGGCGACACACTCACCAGCAAACCTACTGGCACCGGACTCGGCCTGCCGATCTGCAAGCAGATCGTCGAGCACCACGGCGGCCGCATCTGGGTGGAGAGCGAGCTGGGCCGCGGGAGCACCTTCGCGTTCACGCTGCCCATCGAGCGCGTGGCAGCCGAAGAGCGCGCCACACTGGCAGCGCCGCGGCGCGTCGAGTTGGGCCTACTGGTCGAGCAACTGCGGCAACGCATCGCCACCCTCGAACCGATCAACGGCGAAGCCCGCAGTGTGCTCATCGTCGACGACGACCCGAGCATTCGTTCGCTGCTGCGCCAGGAGCTGGAGGCGTCCGGACATCACGTACGCGAGGCACACACCGGTGAGGAGGCGTTGGCTGCGGTGAAGCAGAAACGCCCGGGCGTGATCATTCTCGACGTGATCATGCCCGGCCTGAGCGGATTCGACGTCGCCGCGGCGCTACGCACCGATCCGCAGACGCTGAACATCCCGGTCATCATTCTATCCGTCGTTCACGATCGTGAACGCGGGCTGCGGCTGGGTGTGGAGCAGTACTTCACCAAACCGGTGAGCACCGAGGCGTTGCTGCACGAAGTCGATGCCCTCCTGGCGCGCGGACCTGCCGAGAAGAAGGTGTTGGTGGTGGACGAAGATGCGGCCACGGTGCGGACGCTCAGCGACGCATTGCAGGCTCAAGGGTACCGGGTAACGAGCGCTGCCAGCGGGCCCGACGGCATTGCGCGGGCGCTGGCGGATCAACCCGATCTGGTGCTAGTGCGCGCGCACCTGGCGGAACAGCACAGCGTCGTGCAGACGATACGGTCGCACAAGGAGACGGAGGCGGTCTCGTTCCTCCTGTTCGAGTGACGCCGTGAGACCGGGACGCAACGAGCGAGGCTAAATCCAATGGTGGTTCAGTACACGCCCTTGATCCTTCCGCTGCTGCTTGCCGCTGGGGTTACCGGTGCGCTCGGCGTCTATGCCTGGCGACATCGTCGTGGCCGCGGTGGGGTCGTGCCCTTCGCGTTGCTGATGTTCGGCACGACCTGGTGGACGATCTGCGGTACCTTGCAGTGGGCGAGCGCGAACCTGGCGGCACAGTACCTGTGGCTGCAGTGCTCGTGGCTCGCAATCCCCGCAGTGCCGGTGGTGTGGCTGACGTTCGCGGTTGACTACACACGCCGTCGCCGGCTGGATCGGCGCACCATCGCGCTCCTGTGTGTGATCCCGGCGATCTCGACGGTGCTAGCCTTGACGAACGACTGGCACCATTTGCTATGGCGCAGCGTGGAGTCAGCGGGCGGCGGGAGCTCTGTGTTTAGGCTCAGCGCACTGCACGGCCCGTGGTACGTCTATCACCTGGCGTATTCCTATCTCTTGATGCTCGTCGGTACCGTGCTGATCCTGTCGGCGCTGGTACGCTCGCCCGAGCGCTACCGCGGACAGGCCACGGGGTTGATCGTAGCGGTGGTGGCGCCCTGGGCGATGAACGTGGTCTTCCAGACGGGCCTCGTCTCCACCGGGAACATAGACCCGACACCCTTCGCCTTCACAATCACCGGGGCGGCGATGGCGTGGAGCATCTTTCGCTACCGCCTGTTGAACATCGTGCCGCTGGCACACGACGCCGTGGTTCGCAGCTTGCGCGATCCGGTGATCGTCCTCGACGCACGCCAGCACGTCGCCGACATCAACCCATCGGCGGCGCGTTTGCTCGGACGCACTGTGGACGAAGTCGTCGACGAGCTCGGCAAGACCGTCCTCTTTGAGTGGCCGGACGTCGTCGCCCAACTCACCGGCGGCACCGATGGGGAAACCGAGGTGAGCCTGCCCTCCGATGGGTCATCGCGCCCGTACACGTTGCGGCTCTCGACGCTGCTGGACCGCAGCGGCCGTCCCAGCGGCCGGCTCCTGCACCTGCAGGACATTGAGAAACACAAGCAGACCGAAGCCGCCCTGCACGAAACCGAGGAAAGCTTCTACGCCATCGTCGAGAGCATGCGCGCCGACGCGTACTTCGAATCGAATCGCGCGGGCATCATTGGCTACGCCAACCGCGCGTTCTGTGATGCGATTGGATATCCCAAGGCGGAAGTGGTCGGCGCGCACTTCGCGAAGTTCATTGCGCCGGAGTCAGCCGAGGCGCTGGCGCAGTATTTTCGTTCTGCCTACCACGGCAACGCGACGCAACAGCCGCACGAGTACCAATTTCGCCGCCGCGACGGCAGCCTCGGGGTCGGCGAGGTGACGATTTCGCTGGTGCAAGTGAAGGACGGACACCCGGTCGGGGCGCGCGGCATCGTGCGCGACGTTACGCAGCGCAAGCGCGCAGAGGAGGCGTTGCAGAGGGCCAAGGACGCGGCCGAGGAGGCGAGCCAGGCCAAGAGCACGTTTCTCACCAACGTCAGTCACGAGCTGCGCACGCCGCTGACGTCGGTGCTGGGTTTCGCCAAGGTCATTCAGAAGCGATTCGCCGAGCAGATCACCCCGAACGTGAACGTGCAGGACCCCAAGACTGAGCGCGCCGTGCGCCAGGTGACGGAGAACCTCGCTGTCGTTGTGACCGAGGGCGAACGGCTGACGAGACTGATCAACGACGTGCTCGACCTGTCGAAGATCGAATCGGGTCAGGTCGAGTGGCAGCGGCAGTCGGTGGTGGTGGCTGAGCTGATCGAGCGCGCCCGCGCCGCGATCGTTCCGGCGAGCGAGCAAAAGGGTGTGCGGCTGACGATCGACATCGAGCCGGCGCTACCGAGCCTCGTGGGCGACCCGGAACGGCTGACGCAAGCGCTGGTCAACTTGCTGTCCAACGCCGTGAAGTTCACCGCGCCGGGCGGCTCGATCACCTGTACGGCGCGGCGCGCGAGCGACGAGATCGTGTTGAGCGTCAGCGACACCGGCATCGGCATCGCGCCAGCGGATTGCGCCAAGGTGTTCGAACACTTCGTGCAAGTCGGCGACACGCTCACCGACAAACCGACGGGGACGGGTTTGGGGTTGCCGATCTGCAAGCAGATCATCGAGCACCATGGCGGGCGGATCTGGGTGGAGAGCGCGATCGGGAAGGGCAGCACGTTTGCGTTCACGCTGCCGATCAATGGCGCAGCGAAGGGTGGAGGTCGATGACGCCGACCCCACGAATAGCGCTTCGTCCCCGAGCCGTGGTAGAAGCGCGCCATGGCTATCAACGTGAGTCGCGATCTCGAAGCCGAGGTTGAAGCACGTGTCCGACGTGGCGAATACAACTCCGCCGAAGAGCTCCTCCGCGACGCGCTCCGGCTCGTCGATGAGCGCGACCGGTTGCGCGTTGCCATCGAGCAGGGCGCAGCCGAGGCTGACCGCGACGAGCTGCTCGACGGCGCCGGCGTGGTGGCCGAGGTGCGTGCGCGCATCCGCGAGCGACGTGCCGGCGGCGCATGAGCGCGCGCTACCGCTTCACCAAGAGTGCTCGCCAGGACCTGCTCGAAATCGCCGATTACATCTCGGACGACGACCCCGCTGCGGCGGAGCGAGTTGTCGACCAGATCGTCGAGGCCATCGAACGGCTCTGCCAGTTCCCGGCGATGGGGCACGTGGATATCAAACTCGCCGGGCCACGACACCGACTCTGGCCGGTCAGCCGCTATCTGCTGATCTACCGCCCCGACACCGACCCCTTGCAGATCGTTCGCATCTGGGACCCCGCCCGCGGGAAGCCGAGGCTGCGCTGAGCTGGCTCGCGCCGGCTTACCTCGTGGAGTTCTCGCGCCAAGACACCACGGCGCAGAGTAGCCGGAGCGTTCACCATGGCGACTTCGTGGTGAAGTCTTCGTCCGCCTTTGCGTGCTTGGCGTCTTGGCGCAAGCTTTCTTTCCGTTCGATCAGAACTGAGCGACGATGACCCTCCAGTACATCCCGGTGATCCTGCCGCTGCTACTGAGCGCTGCCATATCGAGTGGGCTCGGGGTCTATGCCTGGCGGCATCGCCACGGACGCGAGAGTGTGCCGGCCTTCGCGTTCCTATGTTTCTCTGCGGCGCTTTGGGGATTGGGCGACGCGCTGGGCTTTTCGAACGCCGAGCCACATTGGCAGTACTTCTGGCAACTGTTTCGAACTCCGGGTGTTACAGGGGCACCGCTCGCCTGGCTTGTGTTCGCCGCCCAGTACACAGGTTTTGGTGAGCGGTTGACTCGCCGCACGATCCTGCTGCTGTCCGTGGTGCCGCTTTTCAGTACTCTGCTCACCTGGACGAACCAATGGCACCACCTGATCTGGGCAGGAGTGCGCCAATCGGATTGGGATGGGGCGAGAGTCCTGCTCTTCGACCATGGCCGTGTATGGCACTCGCTGCTTTTCTATACGTATGCAGAGCTCCTCGGCGGTGCGGTACTCATTGTCGGCTCGTTGGTGCGGTCGCCGGCGCGGTATCGCGGCCAAGGGTGGGCACTCCTCGTAGCGGTCGCCAGCCCGGTGATCGTGAGTGTTCCCTACGCCCTGAGCCCATCCCCGCTTGATCCAACTCCCATCGCGATGACCATGAGCGGTGCCGCGTTTGCGTGGGCGATCTTCCGCCATGGCTTCCTCGACGTGATCCCGGCGGCGCGCCACACGATCATCGAGAACATGAGCGATGCGATGGTGGTGCTCGACCAGAGCCACCGCCTCGTCGATCTCAATCCCGCCGCGCGGCGGCTGCTCGGGCGTGAGCGCACCGCCGCGATCGGCCTGCCCGTTGCCGAGGTCGTGCCGGCGTGGGCGCAGTTGCTGGGCGCAGACGACGCGGAGTTGCGCGAAGCCGAGGTCGCACTCGATGGCCGGGACTACGAGCTGCGCATCTCGCCGGTGCGCAACAATGACGGCGCCGTGACCGGCCGCGTCGTCCTGCTGCACGACATCACCGAGCAGAAGCAGACGCGCGAGACCCTACACCGCAACGAGGAGACCATCCGCGCCATCTTGGAGAACATCGAGGACGGTTACTTCGAGATGGATCTGGCCGGGATCTTCACCAACATGACCGATGTGACGGCGCGCCTCGGCGGCCTCGCCAGTCGCGAAGAGGGCATCGGCGGCAGCATCGCCGCCATCACCGATGCCGAGAGCGCCGAACGGCTGCGCGGTATTTTCGCGCGCGTGCGCGAGACCGGCGAAGCGGCGCGCGATATCGAGTACGCGATCACCGCGCGCGACGGCGTGCGGCGCTGGCTGGAAGCGTCGGCGACGTTGATGCGCGACGCGAGCGGCACGCCGATCGGCTTCCGCGGCATCGTGCGCGACTCGACCGAGCGCAAACGCGCCGCCGAAGCGTTGGAAGAAGCGAAGCGCATCGCCGAGGAAGCGAGCCGCGCCAAGGGCGCCTTCCTCGCGACCGTGAGCCACGAACTGCGCACGCCGCTCACCTCGGTGGTCGGTTTCGCCAAGCTGATCAAGAAGCGGCTTGTTGAAGTGATGCTGCCGGCGCTGGCGGGCGCCGATGCGAAGGTCGAGCGCGCCTCGCGGCAAGTGAGCGAGAACGTCGATATCATCGTGATGGAGGGCGAGCGCCTGACGACGCTGATCAACGACGTGCTCGACTTGGCCAAGATCGAGTCGGGCAAGGTCGAATGGCACATGCAGCCGGTGGCAGTAGGGGAGATCATTCAACGCGCCATCGCGGCGACGACGTCACTCAGCGGCGCCAAAGGTCTCGATGTGCGTACGCAGATCGACGACCTACCGATCGTCGTCGGCGATCCCGATCGACTGATCCAGGTCGTCATCAATTTGTTGTCCAATGCGATCAAGTTTACGGCGACCGGGTCCATCACCTGCCGAGCGCATCGCCTCGACGGTGCGATCCAGGTCAGGGTCACCGATACCGGCACGGGCATCGCACCGGAGGATCAGCCGAAGGTGTTCGAGCAATTCGTCCAGGTCGGCGACACGTTGACCGGCAAGCCCACCGGCACCGGCCTCGGCCTGCCGATTTGCAAGCAGATCATCGAGCACCATGGCGGGCGCATCTGGGTGGAGAGCGAGATCGGGAAGGGCAGTACGTTTGCGTTCACACTTCCCATTGAGGCGAGGAACGGATGACCTCGCGCAAAGCCGCCAAGGCGCCAAGAAGAGGCAGACGTTCACCACGAAGGCACGAAGAACACGAAGGATGGACGTCGGAGATCCTCCCAAGGCAGGTTGTCGGATTCTCATTGACGATGGACTTCGTGGTGAAGTCCTTGTCTGCCTTCGCGGCTTGGCGCCTTGGCGCGAGCCATGTCTCGTCTTCCAGGGCTGAACGGCGACCGCGCACGCTACGCGCGCCGCTGCCGGTACAGTCACGGGTCGATTGCATTGGCCATGGCCGCCAGGCTGAGACCGTCGGGAAGCAACCCGTCGAGCAGCCGCACCACCTCGCCGGGCTGATCGACGGCGGCTCGGTAGTTCACATACCGCACACCGATGTTGGGCTGCGCCGCTAGCCACTGGTGAACCTCTGCGAGGTGATGTTCGAACGCCACCATCGTCGCGGCAGCATCGTCGCTGGTGGTCTCGCCACGCCGGTGCAGCATCGCGCGCTGCGACGCCATGACTTCGGCGAGGTCGCGCTGCATGAACACCACCGAGTAATGATGCACGGGCGGCAGGTAGCGCAGCAGTGGCGAGACGACTTTCACCGCTTTGCCGCGCGCGAGGTACAACCAGGAGGTGTCTTCTTTGATCCGCTTCACCGGTCCGTATTCGTAGTACCCGTGCGGATTGTCGACGTTGGCGACTCGCTCGTCATCCACGAGCAGCGGCACGCCGCCGCCGGCGAGCATTTGCATCATCATTGACGTCCCCGACCGCGGCAGACCCGAAACGACGACGATGGTGTCGCGATCCACGCGGCCGTGTTAGCAGCAGTGGACGAGGTTGCCAAAGCGCGGCTGCGGCAGCGCAATCCGCGCCAACTCGTCGCGAATACTCCCTTCGCGTTGACTCGCTAGGGACCCTGTGTTAGCCGACCAAGCGGGAGTCCCAAGCAAGGTTTGCAAGGTTTGTATGTTGTTTCACTTCGCCAACGTGTTGGTCTTCTTCGGCCTCGCGGTCGTGTTCGTGGGCGGCATGTTGGCGCTCAGCAGCTTGTTGCGGCCGTTCAATCCGGAGCCGATGAAACTCACCACCTACGAGTGCGGTGAGCCGCCGACCGGCAGTGCGTGGATCAATTTCAACATCCGCTTCTACTTGGTGGCGTTGATCTTCGTCATCTTCGACGTGGAAATTGCGTTCATCTATCCGGTGACGGTCGTGTACCGCGACTGGGTGCTCAAGGGGAACGGGCTGTTCGCGCTGGCGGAGATCTTGGTCTTCCTCGGCATCCTGTTCGTCGGGTTGGTCTACGTCTGGGTGAAGGGCGACCTCGAGTGGATCAAGCGCATACCCGCGCAGGCTGAGAAGCCGTCGAGTGACGCCGACTCCCTGCGTGCCGCAGCGTGACGGTCGCTAGAGTAAGGACGAATCGCCGATGTCGTTGATCAATTCGATGCCCGAGATGGTGATCACCACCAAGGCGGATCAATTTCTCAATTGGACGCGCAAGTCGTCGGTGTGGTGGATGCTCTTCGGACTCGCCTGCTGCGCGATTGAGATGATGCAGACGCAAGGGCCGCGCGCCGATGTCGACCGTTTTGGGACCGCGCCGCGATCGTCGCCGCGCCAATCGGATCTGATGATCGTGGCAGGCACGTTGACGCTCAAGATGTCGCTGCGTACCAAGTTGCTCTACGAGCAGATGCCGGAGCCGCGCTACGTGATCTCGATGGGGAGCTGCGCCAATTGCGGCGGCTTGTTCCAGCTTGCGTACTCGGTGTGCGACGGCGTCGACAAGGTCATTCCCGTCGATGTGTACATCCCCGGCTGTCCGCCGCGGCCGGAGGCGCTCACCGAAGGCATCCTCAAGTTGCAAGAGAAGATGATGCACGAGAAGTGGCTCGTCCGCCGCGCCGCCGGGTCGGTGGCGGCCTGATCCGACGCATCCAATCCAAATGGACGCCGCGGCGATTCATCAGCGCCTCAAAGCCCGCTTTGGGGACCAGGTGGGCGACTGCGATCTGCAGGGGCACGACCCGGCGATCCGCGTTGTGCCCGCCGCGATTGCGGATGTCAGCCGTTTTCTGCGTGACGAGTCGGATCTGCGTTTCGACTCGCTGTCGAATGAAACCGGCGTCGACTACAAGGCCCGCAACGCCATCGAGGTCGTCTATCATTTGTATTCGTACAAACACCGGCATGCGATCGTGTTGAAGGTGGACGCCGTGCGCGACAACCCCCTGGTACCGACGGTCGAACATGTATGGAAGGCGGCGAACTGGCTGGAACGCGAGATCTACGACTTGCTGGGCGTGACGTTCGAGGGCCACACCGATCTGCGCCGGCTGTTGATGCCGGAAGACTGGGTCGGGTATCCGTTGCGAAAGGATTTCGTCGAGCCGGAGATGTATCACGGGATCAGTACGCGCCGAGAGAGTTTGCTGAAGTAGGCGCGGCGGCGTCGGGGAAGAAGGCGGACCCACAACAGATGAGCCTCACAGGCTTCGAAGTCGAGGTTGAACGGGCACCGGGAACGGGCCTGGCGACCGAAGAGATGACCCTCAACATGGGTCCGCAGCACCCGAGCACCCACGGGGTGCTGCGTTTCGTGGTCAAGGCCGACGGCGAGGTGATGATCCAGGCGATCCCCGACGTCGGCTACCTGCACCGCTCGATCGAGAAAATCTCCGAGAAGGTCGGCTACCACGGCTTCATGCCGTACACCGATCGCGTCGACTATGTGGCCGCGATGTTCTGCAACCAAGGCTGGGGCATGGTGTGCGAGAAGCTCGGCGGCATCGAAGTCCCCAAACGCGGCGAGTACTGCCGCGTGATCGCGGCTGAGTTCAACCGCATCGCCAGTCATTTGCTGTCGGTCGGCACGATGGTGCTCGACATCGGCGCCGCCACGCCGTTCTTTCATGCTTTCCGCGAGCGCGAGAAGATCAACGATCTGCTTGAAGAGCTGTGCGGCGCACGCTTGACCTACAACTACATGCGCATCGGCGGCGTGGCGTGGGATCTGCCGCCGGAGTTCGCTGAGAAGTGCCTCCACTTCCTCGCGGGTCTTGAGCCGATGATGGCCGAGTACAACGACCTGATCACGGTGAATAAGCTCTACCTCGAGCGCTGCGCCGACGTCGCGGTGATCTCGGCCGCCGAGGCGATCAACTACAACTTGGTTGGCCCCAATCTGCGCGCGTCAGGGGTCAAGTACGACGTGCGGCGCGATCTGCCGTACTCGGTGTATCCGGAGCTGGAGTTCGACGTGCCGATCGGACGCGGTGAAGAAGGCACGACTGGCGATTCGTTTGATCGCTACATCTGCCGCATCCGTGAGATCCAAGAGAGCATCAAGATCCTGCGGCAGTGCTTCAAGCAGATTCCCGACGGTCCGGTGATCGCCAAGGTGCCGCGCAAGTTCAAGCCACCCGCCGGCGACGCCTACGTTCGCGTCGAAAGCGCCCGCGGCGACATGGGGTGGTACGCCGTGAGCGACGGCACCGAGTTCCCCTACCGCTGTAAGATTCGCACTGGCTCGTTCGCGGCGATGGCCATCATTGATAACGTGAGCCGCGGCTTGATGCTGGCCGACCTCGTCACCGTGATCGCCAGTCTCGACATCGTGGCGCCCGAGGTGGACCGGTAATCCGATGCAAGAACTGCTCGATAGCTGGATGGCGCAAGGCTATTTCGCCGGCATCCCCTACGACGTTGTGTACGCGTTGGGCATGCTGGTGTTCGGGCTGATCGTCGTGCTCGGGTTTATTCTGAACGTCTCGGGTGTGACCACCTTCATCGAGCGCCGGGTGTGGGCGCGGATTCAGTCGCGCGTCGGTCCCAACCGTGTCGGGCCGCAGGGAATCCTGCAGTGGCTCGTCGACGGCATCAAGCTGCTAATGAAGGAAGACGTGATTCCGAGCGAGGCCGACCCGCGCCTGTTCCGCATGGCGCCCTACGTTGTGGTGATGGGGTTTGTGACGACCTTCGTCGTGCTGCCGTTCAGCAGCGCGCTGGTGGTGGCCGACATGAATGTCGGGGTCATCTACATCACGGCGGTCACCGCCTTGATCGTCGTCGGTATCTTGATGGCGGGCTGGGCGTCGAACAACAAGTGGTCGCTCATCGGTGGCATTCGCTCGGCGGCGCAAATCGTTAGCTACGAGATTCCCGCCGGGCTGTCGATCTTCCCGATCGTGCTGATCACCGGCTCGCTCAGCATGCAGGAGATCATCAAGGCGCAGAGCTGGGCGCCGCACACCTGGTTCGTCTTTCACAGCCCGTTTACGTTCGTCGCCTTCTTCATCCTGTTCACTTCAGCGCTCGCCGAAGGCAACCGGACGCCATTCGATTTGCCCGAAGCCGAATCGGAATTGGTCGCCGGCTTCGTCACCGAATATTCG
Encoded here:
- a CDS encoding NADH-quinone oxidoreductase subunit D, translating into MSLTGFEVEVERAPGTGLATEEMTLNMGPQHPSTHGVLRFVVKADGEVMIQAIPDVGYLHRSIEKISEKVGYHGFMPYTDRVDYVAAMFCNQGWGMVCEKLGGIEVPKRGEYCRVIAAEFNRIASHLLSVGTMVLDIGAATPFFHAFREREKINDLLEELCGARLTYNYMRIGGVAWDLPPEFAEKCLHFLAGLEPMMAEYNDLITVNKLYLERCADVAVISAAEAINYNLVGPNLRASGVKYDVRRDLPYSVYPELEFDVPIGRGEEGTTGDSFDRYICRIREIQESIKILRQCFKQIPDGPVIAKVPRKFKPPAGDAYVRVESARGDMGWYAVSDGTEFPYRCKIRTGSFAAMAIIDNVSRGLMLADLVTVIASLDIVAPEVDR
- the nuoH gene encoding NADH-quinone oxidoreductase subunit NuoH, producing the protein MQELLDSWMAQGYFAGIPYDVVYALGMLVFGLIVVLGFILNVSGVTTFIERRVWARIQSRVGPNRVGPQGILQWLVDGIKLLMKEDVIPSEADPRLFRMAPYVVVMGFVTTFVVLPFSSALVVADMNVGVIYITAVTALIVVGILMAGWASNNKWSLIGGIRSAAQIVSYEIPAGLSIFPIVLITGSLSMQEIIKAQSWAPHTWFVFHSPFTFVAFFILFTSALAEGNRTPFDLPEAESELVAGFVTEYSGVRYLMFFLVEWGNLYVIGGLLTTLFLGGWQVPPVSDNVVVMNVLQFVTFFVKSYFWVLVAMWIRATLPRIRVDQLMTTCWKYLVPMSFINLIGQAVWTLIFPHGSRLAEAALTLLGFVIVGYFFSRVAFHLRRARPQMQWSPLS